The genomic window TGAAAAATAACATATCTAAAGATATATCTAACTAATATAGCTGCACATCAACTAATAGCTaactacaaaattaaaaaaaaaaaaaaaaaaaggaaaagaggagggTTTCAAACAGGTACTACTGCTTCTCTTAAAAGGCATATCAAATTATTATAAGCAAGGTAAAAATATCcaaaaaatctattttgctTCAGTAACATATTTACACGTTACCTATTTATAAAATGTGTAGATGtcagagagaaaatacagtgtttCAGGAATTGAACagagtattaaaaaatatatatatggccagatatttatttttgtacaaacTATGGTATGCAAACAGCTGACTGCAAGAGAACTTAAAATTCTTTCAGACATGCAGTCACACAATCTGATAATATTTTGAACAAACAGATGCTGTTTACCATTTTAGAGGATTATTTTGTGGGAGATAGAAACCTGTACCTCTTCGGGATGTGCTAGTCACTATTTCAAATCTCGAGGGAAGAAAGCTATAAAAGAAAGGCTTTAGGGGCATGAAGCACAGAGACTGATATATTTAGAGGCAGGGTGGAAAATGATTACTGAATGTGTTTGAAAATAACTTGGTGTTTACAAAACTCCAACGTGCTTTTTCTGAGTGATTAATATTCATATCCTTCTTATTGCCCCAGTTAACCAGGTTCATAATCTTCCCCTTCTGGGTTCACATCCCTCTTTCATTCTGCAGTATGTCCTTAATGTTTGTAGTCACAAGAAGAGGCAAGGTGTTAGAGACAGATGCCTTACTCTGTCTTTAGACACATTCATTTCACATGGCTTTAAATGCGTTTCCCACTGAGAATCACTGTAGCCATGCACAtcaaaataacagtaaaatagGCAAGCACTATACATTGTCTCATTAATTCTCTTGGACTGATTTTTATGTTAAACTGCTTCAGCTCTATGCTATGACAACCACATTTTATTGACAGAGTTTACATCCTGACCATATTTTTTAAGTGCAGAACACGCCTGAAACCACATCAGCTAAGAAGGATAGAGCAGCGAACAGAAGGACGGAGCAGAGAGAGCTCCGCTGCCAATCACTTACATAAAATAAACCACTAAAAGCAGCAACGCCAGCAAGGAGATAGTAAATCATGTTCTCTCCAGAAGAGCCAGGAACGCTCCCAGATGACATCTGGCGAAGCGGTGCTAGAAAAAACGTTATTGATAGCGATGTAAAATGGCTGCTACAATAGGATCATAACGCAGAATTTTGCAGTCTGAGCTGTACATGAGAAGGGACGATCAACAGAGCTGTAGCAAAACTGGGGGGATGTAGATTAGCAATGTTTAGCACAACTGGCTAAATGGGGTGTGGTGGCTAACGTGACTGGGGTACACGGCTGAGGTCTTCCTAAGGGCGTAAGATTTTCTGTTAGCTGCTGTCTGCCTGCATCAGCTTCCAGGTGCTGGGTGGCACCTACAGAGACATGCTCTGCCCACGAATTAAAAGAATTAATCTGTCGCTATTCAGTCACGATCAGCAGCGGTACCACATACCAGCAGCCGTTTCCTTTTAACGCACCTCGTTTCGTTGCGCACCGGCCGCTGACCTTTAGCTGCACACCCGAAACCAGGGTTACACAACCCGCTCAGCACACACCGCCACAGCCGCCCCCATGAAGCGGGGCTGTGAGGAGCACCACCCGCCCCTGCCTCAGGCGGGGCAGCCGCCAACGGACCCCGCACCAACGGTCCCAACGCCCGCCGCACCTGTCCCGTCCCACCCCATCCCGTCCCATGTCCTCCCCCCCAGCCGTACCGCGGTGCTGGAGCCGGCCGGCCGCTGAGGGAGCCCGGCTGAGGCGAGCGGCCAGCGCCTGCGAGGCGGCCCGGCACAGGTAcatggcggcggcggagcgAGGAGCGAGCAGCGGGCGCTGCGGgagcaccggcaccggcaccggcaccgctccaccccgccccgtcccgccccgcAGGCGGGAGGAGCAGCGAGCCCGGCCCCTCAGCCCGCAGCGCAACGCCAAGGGCGCTGGGGACGGGCAGCGGGAGGCTTCTTGCCCTTGGCTGCCCTTGGCTGACGGCAGGTGCGGCTGCGAGTGCTGCCTCACACAGCAGCACCACAACGCTCAGCTCACGGAGGCTGGCACCTGGCTGCAGGCATAGGCAGAGCGCAGCGCTGCACGCACTCCCCCTCTGCTGCCCTtcagaaatactgcaaaacCGCAGCGCTGCCCCTTCAGCTGGGAGCTACCGCGCCTTCACGGCACGGGTCCTTGGGGAACAGCGGGGCACGACCCTCTGGGACAGGTCTCAGGGAGCTGTGAAGCAGAAAAGCGCCTGTGCCCGTCAGGAAATATACAGTACTAGTTAGGAAGGGGTAAAGTAATGAGCCACAGGTCAGTTAAACAGTTCTGAAGGCTGAACTTTCATCCTCACTTTCTGTAAGCACAAAGTACATTCATCTTCCATGccacagcaaaagcaaagcaagcttACTGGCAAGGACATACTAGTAGTGATCAAACCCACACAATTTAATGGttggatatttcttttttttttatattatctccaataatgcttcttttctgttctacaggacaggaaaaaaagaaatcaatccAGGccacaaagaaatgaagaacaatAGTCAGTATTCAAAGAACTACAAGTATGCAAACAGATGTGTAACAAATTACAGTAGATCTTTAAACCACTGTGTCAGCCTTTGAATGTCTATCTAGTGAAAACTGAGCTGGAAGCTTCCCCTTTGGCATGTGaggtaaaaaaaatgcattttcgGCATTTATACAAATTACAATTTTATTAGGATTCTGGTAAATGTCATTCTTGTCTTTCCTTATTTTGGAAATTcagccatgaaaataatgtCAAGGCAACACtcaatttttgaaatatttgctaAACTTCCTCTTAAATCACGCTTGAATTTGTAATGCAACTTCCAGATAATAATAAAGACAGTTTGTgaacattattttcaaaactgtgAAAAAGGTAAATGCTATATGAAAGCAGTTTATGAAAGCCAGTAGAATGAAAATACATGGCAAGAAGAGTCTTGGTAAGTTTCTTCCACactttatcatttattttgtaaCAATGCACATGAAATGTATGAACAGGTAAGTGTTTAGATACTTTGTACTTCTGCTGTGCTCATTTATTCACAGGACACAACCAATGATGGTATTTCTTACCAAGCCTCTGGTCAACCTAAGGAAGGGGAAACAAAATTAGCAAGAAGGAAATACACACAATGAAGTGGGTTAGAAAGGTCTCACAACGTACTATGTTTTTAGctggacaaaaatattttaggaaaaataaactaatacAGAGAATCTTGTAGTCCTATGGTTGTTTCTTTCAAGTAGCATGTTAACTGCTGAGGCCATGACCTCCAATAACATTTTTATCTGGCAGAATCACAATTGTGTTTTTTAAGTCAATAAGGACAATTTGCTTAATAACGCAAATCCACAAGCACTGATTTTATATCATTCTTATGCATAACATACAATGACAGCTAAGAAAAATGGTTCCCACCAtagaactgttaaaaaaaagaggcaaataGAAGCTATTTCTAGTGACCTTGACCTCCTTGCTAATAAAAGCACTCTAAGGTTTTCTCTTTGGCACCTAAATTTATTACAGACACTGTAAGAcatgttattttcaaaaagtcTGCACATCCAAGACAAAAAGCTGGCAGTGAATGTGCATATAAATTAATACCTGAAACTATCGGTCACTATAGAACTGGGGAAGAAGTAgcagaacagcaaaatattaaagaaaataatatgggaagaaaaaaagccaacaatCAAGACTTTGAGAACTAACCAGTCAAAAAGATCTGCAGAATTCAGGTTTTTAAGTCAAACAGCATCTGTATGTCCATACTCACTATGAACATCCTGTACACTTATGTTTACTcgcttcttttcttctttcatattcCATTACATCTTCATTATGCTGCTTGAATAGCTGTAAAAGTAGCATATGTTAAATGTCTATACAACTAGAACCAGAGTAGGAACAAATCTGCAGGAAATTAAATTCCCATATTCAGAATGTAAACCAGTATATACCTGTTAGGAATCGGGGTGATAGAAGTTAAACCATGTGTAAATTATCAATTGTTCAGTAAGGTATGTTTTATCACACCTCCCTCCAACATTTTCTGCTGGCTGgccaattttttttctcccccttttatTGTCAATCCACTACCACCCCAAAAATAGGGATGGGAATCCATCCCACCATGCAAATCACTGTCATTGTGCAAGTGCTGCTTATCCTTGGTGTTTCCTCAGGAAAGCTACCACATCCTGCTTGCTCTATCAATATCAAGCCCAAGCGTTCTCTGAAGCTCAGCATCCTGCACCTGCGTTTTGTGCAGGAGAAGAGGGCCCTGATCACCTGCATGCAGCTGAAAAATGGTTAAGGAGAGAACGCGTGAACAGTATGATAAACCAAAATTGTTTGGGCACAtcctgaaattttatttaaagtgaGGTAGGAAAAACAATGCTGGAAGCATTATGCCAACAGGCCTGAGGAATTCATTCCTCGCTAGTGACTGTTGTGAAGTTTGCAACAGCGGCTTAATAGGAGCTTAATAACTTGTTCATTTTTGTAAATTGAACTGCCACATGGATACAGGAAGGCATACATGTAAGTCATCCACACGTGATGTGCTGCTTCAGTCCTGACACCTGCTATGCCTATCCACGGCCACAATCAATTAAATACGCTGTAGCCATTATCTTCGGATCATTACAATCTGGGAATTAAGTTTAACAAAACCAACCCAAAGCACTTACGAGAGCCCACAGGGCAGCACTGGTACTAAAGGCCAAGCCGACTCCCAACCAGTTCGGATGCTCGTAATTATTCTTTCTCGCTACGAACGCAGACCGGGTAAAAACTGTGAAGGCAGAAGGTTCCGAACACATCAACATTTTTGGTTTTAGTGCCAATTACTCGGCAGTAACTGCCGGCTAAGTCAATTACCGACGCTAATAGGAAAGGGCTCTAAAGGAAAGGGATCTAATCACAACGTCGCTACAGgacacaggaggaggaggaggaggaggaggaggaggaggaggaggaggagggctcgAGCAGggttccccttccctcctcccgTCCCCACAGCCCGTCCCCGCTCACCGAGCCCGTGCCCGGGCCCCGCCagccgcagccccgccgccgccctcagcgccgccgccatcttgccgCGCGCGGTGTCGCTGCCGGCCGCCCCCTGCCGGCCGGGCGGAGCCGCCATGCGCcgaggcggggcggggcgggacgaggcggggcgggcgcggggTCGCGGCGCAGGCGCTGCGCGGGGGCTGACCCGGCTGGGGAAGCCGTGCGCGGCGGCGGCCATTTTGGCGGTGCCTCTCTCCGGCCTGCTCGGTTACCACGTGAGCCGCCGCCCGGGGCTCggggcagcccagcccagcccagcccagcgcGGAGGGCaccggggcagggcagggcggggcggggcgggggagAGGGGGCGGCCGGGCTCTGCCTGAGGAGGctcccggcggcggcggcgcgcgaTCGGCGGGCACGGGGCGCAGCCCgcgcacccccccccctccccggagCGCCCCctcggcggcggcagcggcggggaCGATGCCGGCCGTGAGCCTGCCGCCCAAGGAGAACGCGCTCTTCAAGCGCATCCTGGTGAGTCAGGGCCGGGGAGCCtcgggggggtgaggggagcgGCGGGGTTACGGCCTCCAGGCCGCTGTTAGCAGGGTCAGGCTCCATGCaattttctctcagaaaaacTCGATTTTTGTCCAAAAAGCTCGCGCAAGGCGTAACCGGCTGGGTTGGGTCCTCGCAGCGGCCAGGAGTAACgcggtgctgcagcccctgcggCTGGGTGCGTGCCTGCCATCTCAGCGCTGGCTGCGTGTGCTCTGGCACCGCGCTCCCCAAAACGTGCTGTGGGCGTGAAACACGGCTGTAGGGCTGGAAATCCGCACAGACCTCTCACCCCGAGACGTGCCTCTTCCATCAGGGTCAGAGCACGTACAGCAAGCTGCGAGGCTTGTCTCCAGGAAAGCTCCAGCCCTTGTTCTGAGCATCCAACTTTGTACGCTGCGAGCTGGGAGAGGAATCACCTTGCTActccctccttttcctctccattgGGGATGAGCAGTGTGGTTACAAGGCAGACTGAATCAAGGTGCCCATCCGTGTTTAACGCTGTCACGTTTTTCTAATTTCTGGTCCCAGGGCTCAGCACGTGGCCCTCTGAGCATTTGTGCGGAGGGCAGGAACAAGGGAGGAGTAAGTTTCTTTTGGAGAAAATGCTGGCGAGGCACATACGAGATGAGTAAAGCTTCACAGTTTGGTTCGGGTCAGGAGAGACAAAGGTCTGCTCTCGTCCAATCGGATTTCTGTGGGGTGAAGCAATTCTAATTTTGCCccatttttaactgaaaaacttCAATGAAAACATAGGGGTTTCAGCTTCTGGCTGAACTAAAAGTTATTCTGGCTTTTGGTTATTCTGTGTCTTGCAGGAATAAACCTGCATTAAGGCTGCCCCGTGATTAAGTGCATTTGTGAATAAAAAAGAGTTGAAGTCAGTTTCCATCACTGAAAATACAGCTAATGAACTGCTTGTCTGCCTCGTAGATAATGACCCTACTTTGTAAGGCTTTGATTACGTGGTAGACATGAATGTGAGGCGTCTTTCAGGAAGTCCCATTTATCAACGCAAGTCCAAAGGAACACGACTTATCTGCTCCTGTACCGCTGCTCCATCTCGCTCTTCCCTTCCTCAGGAGGCTGTAATCTCCACGATGCCGTGTCCTCAGCCGCCTCCTCCGGGGGCCCACGGGTGGCtgagcagcaggatggggagcCAGAGCCCGCCTGGGCAGCTGGCTCACCCGTGGGACTTGGGCTGCCTAATGAGGTGGCCTGATTAGCTGCCCCCGGGTCAGCGCCTGCTGTCTGCTGGCCTGGGCAGGCCCCCGCAGTTGTCCCGTTGAGCAAgcctgggatttttttatttttttttttatcagcagaTGCTTTGGGAACCAGCCCAAGTGGTATTGAAAGGATGCATTACCCATCAAGTAGGTAATTACTGACACACAGGCTGCTCACAGAAATGTGAAATCATTCACACCCTAATTTTCATGGAAGTGGTAAACATAGGAGTTAAGTAGCTAAGTGGCTTTATATTCCTGTAAGTGAAGTAtacaacatcttttttttttttttttaatccactgTGTATTCTCCTGAGGCCTTATGTTGTTTTTCAGTATGCTTGTGGTacaaaatttaaatgttaaGTCTTAGCAAAAACTACCCTCAGCTGCCTAGCCTGAATTTACCTTTCCATAGTGAAAGGCAATAATTATTTCTCGGTTTATTGTTTTGTAGCAAACATCTTGCATGATCAGTAAGTGTCTTTTGCATAAAAATTGGCTTGCAAACCAGCATTTCCACCTAAATGACAAATTCTGAGTTCAGAAAGGTGTGCACTTTGCCTTCGTTTGTTGCGACACGCTAACTAGCCTAACCTCTCCTAGTCACTTTACAGGTATGTGGAGGTTctgatagggaaaaaaaaacacgtgaATGGTATTTCACAGGTTGGTGTTCCTGCAGTGCAGAGAGAAGGGAATCTGCACAATTAGTTTGAATTAAAAAAGCAGTCACAGGGTGATCGATCACCATCCTGCTTAAACTTGTGCTTCCACTAAAAAGAAAGTTTCTAGGTTATATTGTTCTTATACTTAATGTCAAGTCAACACACCaatatttctgtgctgctgccattgCTCAAAGGTCCTCTGGAGTTTCGAAGAAGAAAAGTGGATCTGTACATTTTCCCCCCTCTTTGTTTTTGATCCATTTGAACATATTTGAGCCCATGTCATTCTTTTGAACACAGAAAATCTTTGAGCTGCCTACAGATTACTCGGGAAGGCTTGAGGCAGACAGAGGTAGAAGAAAGGGTAGAATAGCAAATGCAGGAGTTGAAGGAGTAGAAAAGTAGACTTCCAGGTACCCAGAAGGCTGAATGTACTTTCTAGACAAGATAAGACTAGTAATTGTAGGAAATAAGACTGAGtgatttatataaaatataactgGTGAATCTTACTGGCAGTTTGCCAAATTACTCAGCCACTCTTCCTGGTCAGATACCATTCATCAAATATGGTCAGTTTCATTTTCCAAGTCCCATTAACAACATCCAATTAACTTTTGTTTGGATGTAGAAGTTGGACATTTTGAAGATGTGCTGGAGGAATATTAAATCCAAAGCTGTTTGCTGTGCCAGATACTACGTGGAAATTGCTCACTTCCTCGAAGCAGCAGAGGATGTGACTCTCAGAGTCTCTGTGTTCAGACAGAGCAAGAAGGTGCAAAATACATCTCACCATAGCTGGTAGGCTCGGGCAGGAAAAAAGCAACTCCTCCATGTTTCagtaagtgaaatattttataatgcaaATGATGAATTAGGTGAGGAGCTAGGAGCTAGTCTTCAGGCCTGGTTTAAAAAGTTCCAGTGATCCGTAACTGCGGCGCGTCTCGTACAGGTGCTGTGCTGAAGCAGCCAGGCGCCGTGCTGGCCTAGCCTCCTCTATGTTCTGCTGTATGCAGATCAGAGGCTCCCAAGCTTGTCGGGACTGGTGATTATACGTGGTCTTGGTGCTGTCTGGGGAGGCATACATCTCAGAGTCAGCTCCCTTGTGCTCGGAGGGTTTGATTCAGCGCTACTCCAGCGGGGCGTTACAAGGGCCCAGGTGTCTGTTGCAAGAGGAGTTGTGAGTTTCACCTGGAGTTGGTCAATTTTACGGTAATGATGCAGTGTGTGAGTGTGTTTGTCTTTGAgcccttcttcctttccatgCTGGCGTTGACAAGTGTTCTTCTACAAGCTACAGGAACTTCCTAATGACATAAAAAAGCCTGTTGAACAGCGTCTCTACAGTGGCTCTGCTGTAAATCTGCCAAGTCCCTCCTGCTGGGCCATCTTCCTGTTTCTCCATTCCAgattctgctccctgtccctccACTTTCAAACTTGACAGACCTGCGCTTCTCCTTCGCTAATACTTCAGCCGGCACCAGTCcttcaaaaataatgttctgtCTCAGCAGTTCAGCTGCTGACTTTCAGGCTGCTGAGGCAGCAGACTTGGAATAGCCTTTTAAGTGATCTGGAGTCAAGATTAAAGGCTAATTTCCAAAATTTCACTTCTATCAGTAACCAAATAAATTAGCACATTTTGTATGCGATCATAGTTGCATTTGCATGACTTTACAGTAATCAAGTGTGTTCGCCTCTGAAGTTTCACCACACATTATCTCATC from Anas acuta chromosome 4, bAnaAcu1.1, whole genome shotgun sequence includes these protein-coding regions:
- the NDUFC1 gene encoding NADH dehydrogenase [ubiquinone] 1 subunit C1, mitochondrial, encoding MAAPPGRQGAAGSDTARGKMAAALRAAAGLRLAGPGHGLVFTRSAFVARKNNYEHPNWLGVGLAFSTSAALWALLFKQHNEDVMEYERRKEASKHKCTGCS